The Halorhabdus sp. BNX81 genome includes a region encoding these proteins:
- the mptA gene encoding GTP cyclohydrolase MptA yields MSKQLPDVQANSPEVAVGLNRVGVTGVEKLVEIDREDRRPIVLMATFDVFVDLPTWRKGADMSRNMEVIDETLEAAVDNTGYRVEDVCGDAAERLLGKHDYTDRAEVRMEAEYVTRERTPESDRPTQSTADIIASATATDEGTREELGARVTGMTVCPCSQGMSESRARQTLNDLDVDRETIDTFLDEVPQAGHSQRGHATLTIESDGAPDLDLRDVIEVARDAMSAHIYNLAKRPDEDHMTYEAHSDAKFVEDCVRSLAEGVVETFPGLPADAVIRMEQSNDESIHQHNAHAERVARFADLIDEVNGDASGGNPDPETGSVDRRTNGSGDR; encoded by the coding sequence ATGAGCAAGCAACTCCCGGACGTGCAGGCGAACAGTCCGGAGGTCGCCGTCGGACTCAACCGCGTCGGCGTCACCGGTGTCGAGAAACTCGTCGAGATCGACCGCGAGGACCGACGACCGATCGTCCTGATGGCGACGTTCGACGTCTTCGTCGACCTCCCCACCTGGCGGAAAGGGGCGGACATGAGTCGCAACATGGAGGTCATCGACGAGACGCTCGAAGCCGCCGTCGACAACACCGGCTATCGCGTCGAGGACGTCTGTGGTGACGCCGCCGAGCGCCTCCTCGGGAAACACGACTACACCGACCGCGCCGAGGTGCGCATGGAGGCCGAGTACGTCACCCGCGAGCGCACGCCCGAAAGCGACCGCCCGACCCAGAGCACTGCCGACATCATCGCCTCCGCGACCGCGACCGACGAGGGGACTCGGGAGGAACTCGGCGCGCGTGTCACCGGCATGACGGTCTGTCCCTGTTCACAGGGAATGAGTGAGTCACGCGCCCGCCAGACGCTGAACGACCTCGACGTCGATCGAGAGACTATCGACACATTCCTCGATGAAGTCCCCCAGGCCGGCCACTCCCAGCGCGGCCACGCCACGCTCACCATCGAAAGTGACGGCGCACCCGATCTTGACCTTCGGGACGTCATCGAGGTCGCCCGCGATGCGATGAGCGCCCACATCTACAACCTCGCGAAGCGACCCGACGAGGATCACATGACCTACGAGGCCCACAGCGACGCCAAGTTTGTCGAGGACTGCGTCCGGTCGCTGGCCGAGGGCGTCGTCGAGACGTTCCCCGGCTTGCCCGCGGATGCTGTCATTCGGATGGAGCAGTCCAACGACGAGTCGATCCACCAGCACAACGCTCACGCCGAGCGCGTCGCCCGCTTCGCCGATCTCATCGACGAGGTCAACGGTGACGCAAGCGGTGGGAATCCCGATCCGGAGACCGGCAGCGTCGACCGGCGGACGAACGGCTCCGGCGACCGGTAA
- a CDS encoding NAD(P)-dependent alcohol dehydrogenase, translating into MRAYEVTEPDTDYEGVVQVDRDRPTPAADEALVRIHAASLNYRDLAIANADLAYPGASLPVVPFSDGAGEVVAVGEGVERLSEGDRVATPFAPDWIDGPATPEKTRRTTGGNVDGALAEYATFPAESLPRLPEYLSYTGGAALSCAGLTAWRALIEDGGLSADETVLALGTGGVSTFALQFATMHGARTVVTSSSDAKLDRARDLGADVTINYESTPEWGEAVAEATGGVDHVVEVGGPGTLEQSLVAVGFGGHVHLIGVLAGQDGLVHPGPILGKAVDVEGVTGVGSRAMFDRMLAAMETAEMDPVIDRVFAFDAVRDAYRYVDRGDHQGKVVVDLE; encoded by the coding sequence ATGCGAGCCTACGAAGTCACTGAACCCGATACCGACTACGAGGGTGTCGTGCAGGTCGATCGCGACCGGCCGACCCCGGCCGCCGATGAGGCGCTCGTCCGGATCCACGCGGCGTCGCTGAACTACCGCGATCTGGCGATCGCCAACGCCGACCTCGCGTATCCCGGCGCGAGTCTCCCGGTCGTCCCGTTCTCCGACGGGGCCGGTGAGGTCGTCGCGGTCGGCGAGGGGGTCGAGCGCCTCTCGGAAGGTGATCGCGTCGCGACGCCGTTTGCCCCCGACTGGATCGACGGCCCCGCGACTCCCGAGAAGACCCGGCGGACGACGGGTGGGAACGTCGACGGGGCCCTCGCCGAGTACGCCACGTTCCCCGCCGAGAGCCTGCCGCGCCTCCCGGAGTACCTCTCGTATACGGGCGGTGCCGCACTCTCGTGTGCGGGGCTGACGGCGTGGCGAGCGCTGATCGAGGATGGCGGGCTCAGTGCCGACGAGACGGTCCTCGCGCTGGGAACCGGCGGCGTCTCGACGTTCGCGCTCCAGTTCGCGACGATGCACGGCGCACGCACCGTCGTCACCTCCTCCAGCGACGCGAAACTCGACCGGGCCCGCGACCTCGGTGCCGACGTGACGATCAACTACGAGTCGACCCCCGAATGGGGCGAAGCCGTCGCCGAGGCAACCGGCGGCGTCGACCACGTCGTCGAGGTCGGCGGCCCGGGCACGCTCGAACAGTCCCTGGTGGCCGTCGGTTTCGGCGGGCACGTCCATCTCATCGGCGTCCTCGCCGGGCAGGACGGACTGGTCCACCCGGGGCCGATCCTGGGGAAAGCCGTCGACGTCGAGGGTGTCACTGGCGTGGGAAGTCGCGCGATGTTCGACCGCATGCTCGCCGCCATGGAGACGGCCGAGATGGACCCCGTTATCGATCGGGTATTCGCGTTCGACGCGGTCCGGGATGCCTATCGGTACGTCGATCGTGGTGACCATCAGGGGAAAGTCGTCGTCGACCTCGAGTGA
- a CDS encoding class I SAM-dependent methyltransferase: MSVGDAFDEWAEAGKDRGMEQRHWHTAKHALGRMPVEDGDVVLDLGCGSGYAARALRAAGGAGRAYGLDRSPQMATNAREYTDDAAVGFLVGDFQHLPFGTDSVDHAFSMEAIYYAPDPVEALRELRRVLRPGGTFYCAVDYVADNPHTAEWDEYVDVAMTRWSRAEYREAFREAGFHVAEQEAIPDEEVEIPPAAEFPTEDWKTREAMVEHFREHGTLLTVGVVP; encoded by the coding sequence ATGAGCGTCGGCGACGCCTTCGATGAGTGGGCCGAGGCAGGGAAGGATCGTGGGATGGAACAACGACACTGGCACACGGCCAAACACGCGCTCGGTCGGATGCCGGTCGAGGACGGCGACGTGGTGCTCGATCTCGGCTGTGGCAGCGGCTACGCCGCCCGCGCGCTCCGGGCGGCCGGCGGGGCCGGGCGCGCCTACGGGCTCGACCGCTCGCCTCAAATGGCGACCAACGCCCGCGAGTACACCGACGACGCGGCCGTCGGGTTCCTGGTGGGTGACTTTCAACATCTCCCCTTTGGGACCGACAGCGTCGATCACGCCTTCTCGATGGAGGCCATCTACTACGCCCCCGATCCCGTCGAAGCGCTTCGGGAACTCCGGCGCGTCCTGCGCCCGGGCGGGACCTTCTACTGTGCGGTCGACTACGTCGCGGACAACCCCCACACCGCCGAATGGGACGAGTACGTCGACGTCGCCATGACCCGGTGGTCGCGGGCTGAGTACCGCGAGGCGTTCCGTGAGGCCGGGTTTCACGTCGCCGAACAGGAGGCGATCCCCGACGAGGAGGTCGAGATCCCGCCCGCCGCGGAGTTTCCGACCGAGGACTGGAAGACCCGCGAGGCGATGGTCGAGCACTTCCGCGAGCACGGCACGCTGCTGACCGTCGGCGTCGTCCCCTGA
- a CDS encoding ATP-binding cassette domain-containing protein, with product MDTIQVQDLRKEFESVTAVDGVSFAVEDGEVFGLLGPNGAGKTTLINMLVTLLAPTGGTATVAGHDIHTERNAVRDNLGIVFQEPALDEELTGAENLAFHGRLYGMDAATRRKRIDEVLGLVGLDAERDDPVGTYSGGMKRRLEIGRGLLHRPTVLFLDEPTVGLDARTRRDTWEYIQRLNEESGVSIVMTTHYIEEAENLCDRVAIVDDGEIVAIDTPGTLKDDLGGDVVTMDVTGPVDQLLGELGTREWVEDATRSDDSVRVVLERGETRIADLVRIADDAGVTIDAIEHHETSLEAVFLALTGNTIADAEGNTTQGADPTLGDGADGQRVTDPADMPNQEPVRTESDR from the coding sequence ATGGACACCATTCAGGTCCAGGATTTACGCAAGGAGTTCGAGTCGGTCACGGCCGTCGACGGCGTGTCCTTCGCCGTCGAGGACGGCGAGGTGTTCGGGCTACTCGGCCCCAACGGGGCAGGCAAGACCACGCTCATCAACATGCTGGTGACGTTGCTGGCCCCGACCGGCGGCACGGCGACAGTCGCCGGACACGACATCCACACTGAGCGAAACGCCGTCCGGGATAACCTCGGGATCGTCTTTCAGGAGCCGGCGCTCGACGAGGAGCTAACCGGCGCGGAGAACCTGGCATTTCACGGCCGACTCTACGGGATGGACGCCGCGACGCGTCGCAAGCGGATCGACGAGGTGCTTGGCCTGGTCGGCCTCGACGCGGAGCGCGACGACCCGGTCGGGACCTACTCGGGAGGCATGAAGCGCCGGCTCGAAATCGGCCGCGGACTGCTCCACCGACCGACGGTCCTGTTTCTCGACGAGCCGACCGTCGGGCTCGACGCCCGGACGCGCCGGGACACCTGGGAGTACATTCAGAGACTCAACGAGGAATCGGGCGTCTCGATCGTGATGACGACGCACTACATCGAAGAGGCCGAGAACCTGTGTGATCGCGTCGCCATCGTCGACGACGGCGAGATCGTGGCGATCGACACGCCGGGGACACTCAAGGACGATCTCGGCGGTGACGTCGTGACGATGGACGTCACCGGGCCGGTCGACCAGCTTCTGGGCGAGCTCGGCACCCGCGAGTGGGTCGAAGACGCGACCCGGTCCGACGACAGCGTCCGCGTCGTCCTCGAACGTGGCGAGACTCGAATCGCCGACCTCGTCCGGATCGCCGACGACGCCGGGGTCACGATCGACGCGATCGAACACCACGAGACGAGCCTGGAGGCGGTCTTCCTTGCGCTCACCGGGAACACCATCGCGGACGCCGAGGGCAACACCACCCAGGGCGCGGATCCCACACTCGGGGACGGGGCCGATGGGCAACGGGTGACCGACCCCGCCGACATGCCCAACCAAGAACCAGTGCGGACGGAGAGTGACCGATGA
- a CDS encoding ABC transporter permease, whose product MNRIDPRSIYALWLRDVKRFLRTPSRIIGSIALPLLFLLFLGTGFSGAAIPGLPEDVDYLQFLVPGMVGFTMLFGASFAGMSILSDQEVGFLKEILVAPVSRTSIVLGRTAGGSTTALVQAVLILVLAIPLGFRPVSLLSLPLAAAFLVGIAITFVGFGIALASQFSDTEGFGLIVNFVIFPLFFLSGAMFPIDSLPEVIQPLAYLNPLTYGVDGLRAVLVGTAARSVAIDAGALLVSSVVMVQLGAALFERVESV is encoded by the coding sequence ATGAACCGCATCGACCCGCGGAGCATCTACGCGCTGTGGCTGCGGGATGTCAAGCGCTTTCTCCGGACGCCCTCGCGGATCATCGGCTCGATCGCGCTGCCGCTGCTGTTTTTGCTGTTCCTGGGCACGGGCTTTAGCGGCGCGGCGATTCCCGGCCTTCCCGAAGACGTCGACTATCTTCAGTTCCTCGTCCCGGGGATGGTCGGCTTTACGATGCTGTTCGGGGCCTCCTTCGCCGGGATGTCGATCCTCTCGGATCAGGAGGTCGGCTTTTTGAAGGAGATCCTCGTCGCGCCGGTGAGCCGGACGTCGATCGTTCTCGGGCGGACCGCCGGCGGGTCGACCACCGCGCTCGTCCAGGCGGTTCTCATCCTCGTGCTCGCGATCCCGCTGGGCTTCCGGCCAGTCAGCCTGCTCTCGTTGCCGCTGGCCGCCGCCTTTCTCGTCGGGATCGCAATCACGTTCGTCGGCTTCGGCATCGCGCTGGCCTCCCAGTTCAGCGACACCGAGGGGTTCGGACTCATCGTCAACTTCGTGATCTTCCCGCTGTTTTTCCTCTCGGGTGCGATGTTCCCGATCGACAGCCTCCCCGAGGTGATCCAGCCGCTGGCGTACCTCAACCCGCTGACCTACGGCGTCGACGGCCTCCGGGCGGTGCTGGTGGGGACCGCCGCGCGATCCGTCGCGATCGACGCCGGTGCCCTCCTCGTCTCTTCGGTCGTGATGGTGCAACTCGGCGCGGCGCTGTTCGAACGCGTCGAGTCAGTCTGA
- a CDS encoding GIY-YIG nuclease family protein encodes MTRSDPDHYVYVLSCADGSFYTGYTTDPERRVAEHNDGEGAKYTRGRTPVELVHLEGFDSKSAAMSREYEIKQLSRTDKETLVDTAHDSD; translated from the coding sequence ATGACGCGATCCGACCCCGACCACTACGTCTACGTCCTTTCGTGTGCGGACGGAAGCTTTTATACGGGGTACACGACCGACCCGGAGCGCCGTGTCGCCGAACACAACGACGGCGAGGGGGCGAAGTACACTCGTGGCCGAACGCCGGTCGAACTCGTCCATCTGGAGGGGTTCGACTCGAAATCGGCCGCGATGTCACGCGAATACGAGATCAAGCAACTGTCGCGTACTGACAAGGAGACACTCGTCGACACCGCGCACGACTCAGACTGA
- the larB gene encoding nickel pincer cofactor biosynthesis protein LarB has translation MREILEALEDGDISVEAAEAELRGYASNDGGRFDAAREVRGGVPEAILGDGKTPAEVAALAATAVETTGRVIATRVTGEQVAAIRRRLAADHPGTTIRWRERSNVVVGHSPDFEPPRLDADVGIVTAGTSDAIPAGEAAAIVGEMGARVGRIDDVGVAGIARLLDRLDDIRAHDVIIVAAGREGALPTVVAGLVDVPVIGLPVSTGYGQGGDGEAAALGMLQSCTALTTVNVDAGFTAGAQAGLIARQLDAARGKRA, from the coding sequence ATGCGAGAGATCCTCGAAGCCCTCGAAGACGGCGATATCAGCGTCGAGGCGGCCGAAGCCGAACTTCGCGGGTATGCCAGCAACGACGGCGGTCGCTTCGACGCGGCACGCGAGGTCCGCGGTGGCGTTCCGGAAGCGATCCTCGGCGACGGCAAGACGCCCGCCGAGGTCGCCGCCCTCGCGGCGACGGCCGTCGAGACGACCGGCCGCGTCATCGCCACCCGCGTCACGGGGGAACAAGTCGCGGCGATCCGCCGTCGACTGGCGGCGGACCACCCCGGCACGACGATCCGCTGGCGCGAGCGCTCGAACGTGGTGGTCGGCCATAGCCCCGACTTCGAGCCGCCGCGACTCGACGCCGATGTCGGGATCGTTACCGCCGGGACCTCCGACGCGATCCCGGCCGGCGAGGCGGCCGCCATCGTCGGCGAGATGGGTGCCCGCGTCGGCCGGATCGACGACGTCGGCGTCGCCGGCATCGCCCGCCTGCTCGATCGCCTCGATGACATCCGGGCCCACGACGTGATCATCGTCGCCGCCGGCCGGGAGGGCGCACTGCCAACCGTCGTCGCCGGCCTGGTCGATGTGCCAGTGATCGGGCTCCCGGTCTCGACGGGGTACGGCCAGGGTGGCGACGGCGAGGCGGCCGCCCTCGGCATGTTGCAGTCCTGTACCGCACTCACGACCGTCAACGTCGACGCCGGCTTCACCGCCGGTGCCCAGGCCGGCCTGATAGCCCGCCAACTCGACGCCGCTCGCGGCAAGCGCGCCTGA
- a CDS encoding DNA-binding protein, producing the protein MADLIVKAAVKEELDDMNVASDFYAALDDEVEELLADAARRAEENDRKTVQPRDL; encoded by the coding sequence ATGGCAGACCTAATCGTCAAAGCCGCCGTCAAGGAAGAGCTCGATGACATGAACGTTGCCTCGGACTTCTACGCTGCCCTCGACGACGAGGTCGAGGAGCTGCTCGCCGACGCAGCGCGACGTGCCGAGGAGAACGACCGCAAGACCGTCCAGCCGCGCGACCTGTAA
- the glmM gene encoding phosphoglucosamine mutase → MFGTSGIRGPVGEDVTAELALSVGRALGIDADRVVVGRDPRESGELLLDAVTAGLRESGTDVIDLGVAATPTVARAVRGEDGDAGVVITASHNPPADNGIKLWQPTTQAFDTARQNTIADRIESEAFDLVAWDDLGTRHRRDGADAHVEAILDAVSVTSPPDAVVDLGNGAGAVSVEALTQMGCDVETLNAQPDGAFPGRPSEPTAENCESLTALARETGRLGIAHDGDADRLRAVTEDGEFLSGDTLLAILARDAAAPGETVAAPVNTSLAVDDYLAADDIDVVRTRVGDVSVAERASEPGVAFGGEPSGAWIWPAQALCPDGPLAAAKLVELAAERPLADRVDDIEAYPIHRDSVSVTEKGRVMDRVRERVHDDYDDVTTLDGVRVDLGDAWFLLRASGTQPLIRITAEARDPERASSVFEEAREIVTRTQG, encoded by the coding sequence ATGTTCGGAACGAGCGGTATCCGCGGGCCAGTCGGCGAGGACGTGACAGCCGAGCTGGCGCTTTCGGTGGGGCGAGCACTCGGTATCGACGCCGACCGCGTCGTCGTCGGTCGGGATCCACGTGAGAGCGGCGAGTTGCTGCTGGACGCAGTAACGGCCGGATTGCGTGAATCAGGCACCGACGTGATCGACCTCGGCGTGGCGGCGACGCCGACCGTCGCGCGCGCCGTTCGTGGCGAGGATGGCGACGCCGGCGTCGTGATCACGGCCAGCCACAACCCGCCAGCGGACAACGGCATCAAGCTCTGGCAGCCGACGACCCAGGCGTTCGATACGGCTCGACAGAATACTATCGCCGACCGGATCGAGTCCGAGGCGTTCGATCTCGTCGCGTGGGACGATCTGGGAACGCGACATCGACGAGACGGCGCGGACGCCCACGTCGAGGCGATCCTCGACGCTGTCTCCGTCACCTCGCCGCCGGACGCCGTCGTCGATCTCGGCAACGGTGCCGGCGCGGTCAGCGTCGAGGCCCTCACCCAGATGGGGTGTGACGTCGAGACGCTCAACGCCCAGCCGGACGGGGCCTTCCCCGGCCGACCCAGCGAACCGACAGCCGAGAACTGTGAGTCCCTGACGGCGCTGGCTCGCGAGACTGGGCGACTCGGGATCGCCCACGACGGTGACGCCGATCGGCTGCGCGCCGTCACCGAAGACGGCGAGTTCCTCAGCGGGGATACCCTGCTGGCGATTCTGGCGCGCGACGCGGCTGCCCCCGGCGAGACGGTCGCCGCCCCGGTCAACACCAGCCTGGCCGTCGACGATTACCTCGCGGCCGACGACATCGACGTCGTTCGCACACGGGTCGGCGACGTCTCCGTGGCCGAGCGGGCCAGTGAACCCGGCGTCGCGTTCGGCGGCGAACCCAGCGGCGCGTGGATCTGGCCCGCCCAGGCACTGTGTCCCGATGGCCCGCTCGCGGCCGCAAAACTGGTCGAGCTCGCGGCCGAGCGCCCGCTCGCCGATCGCGTTGACGACATCGAGGCGTACCCAATTCACCGGGACAGCGTCTCAGTGACGGAAAAAGGCAGAGTGATGGACCGCGTCCGGGAACGCGTCCACGACGACTACGACGACGTCACCACGCTTGATGGCGTCCGTGTGGATCTGGGGGACGCGTGGTTCCTGCTCAGAGCGAGTGGGACACAGCCCCTCATCCGTATCACGGCCGAAGCGCGTGACCCGGAGCGCGCCAGCAGTGTCTTCGAAGAGGCGCGGGAGATCGTCACCCGAACCCAGGGATGA